From a single Mycosarcoma maydis chromosome 2, whole genome shotgun sequence genomic region:
- a CDS encoding cytochrome c oxidase subunit VIa (related to COX13 - cytochrome-c oxidase chain VIa), with protein MASRFAAGIFGRNLTATSAGAVRAHTAGVRRLATAAGENEFVAERMHHKEHAAKSADLWRKVSLYVCIPGSIVLGVYIYGIEKHHYDHMVHEYHENDNQPPERTFYEYNNIRRKAFPWGDGSKSFFHNHMINYEKAP; from the exons ATGGCATCTCGATTCGCAGCTGGTATTTTCGGGCGTAACTTGACAGCCACGTCGGCTGGTGCTGTTCGCGCGCACACTGCGGGTGTTCGCAGGCTCGCCACGGCGGCTGGCGAGAACGAGTTTGTTGCCGAACGCATGCATCACAAGGAGCACGCTGCAA AATCGGCTGACCTGTGGCGCAAAGTGTCGCTCTACGTCTGTATCCCGGGAT CCATTGTCCTGGGCGTGTACATCTACGGCATCGAGAAGCACCACTACGACCACATGGTGCACGAGTACCACGAAAACGACAACCAGCCTCCCGAACGCACCTTCTACGAGTACAACAACATCCGCCGAAAGGCGTTCCCCTGGGGCGACGGAAGCAAGAGCTTCTTCCACAACCACATGATCAACTACGAGAAGGCCCCTTAA
- a CDS encoding putative protein anchor VAC8, whose protein sequence is MGNICSCCGCGSSRNANYEPLLLDNERDAVADLLQYLENRSETNFFTGDPLRALSTLSFSDNVDLQRSAALAFAEITEKEVREVGRDTLEPIMFLLQSHDVEVQRAASAALGNLAVNAENKLLIVKLGGLEPLIRQMLSPNVEVQCNAVGCITNLATHDDNKTKIAKSGALVPLTRLARSKDMRVQRNATGALLNMTHSDENRQQLVNAGAIPVLVGLLGSSDTDVQYYCTTALSNIAVDAANRKKLAQTEPRLVQNLIGLMESSSLKVQCQSALALRNLASDEKYQIEIVRSNGLPPLLRLLRSTFLPLILSAAACVRNVSIHPANESPIIDAGFLHPLIDLLSHEDNEEIQCHAISTLRNLAASSERNKTAIVEAGAVERIKELVLNVPLSVQSEMTACAAVLALSEDLKPQLLEMGICEVLIPLTASPSVEVQGNSAAALGNLSSKSDDYGPFNAVWSQPEGGLHGYLIRFLESQDSTFQHIAVWTIVQLLESGDAQLEEHIRSSDQLLPLIQHWLRSRRIRVPRKTGLRAAMTVPCRGRNSSQLRRIQEMILEPQQ, encoded by the exons ATGGGTAACATCTGCAGTTGCTGCGGATGTGGCTCCTCGAGGAACGCAAACTACGAGCCTCTCTTGCTCGACAATGAACGAGATGCTGTAGCAGATCTGCTTCAGTACCTTGAAA ACCGTTCTGAGACCAACTTCTTCACCGGCGATCCTTTGCGAGCATTATCGACCCTCTCTTTCAGTGACAATGTGGATCTGCAGAGGAGCGCAGCGCTCGCCTTTGCCGAAATCACGGAAAAGGAGGTGCGCGAGGTGGGCCGAGACACGCTCGAACCCATCATGTTCCTCCTGCAAAGCCATGACGTCGAAGTTCAACGCGCTGCTAGCGCTGCTCTCGGTAATCTGGCTGTAAACGCCGAAaacaagctgctcatcgtcaAACTCGGCGGCCTCGAACCTCTGATCCGCCAAATGCTCAGCCCCAACGTCGAAGTGCAGTGCAACGCCGTCGGCTGCATCACCAACCTCGCCACCCACGATGACAACAAGACCAAGATCGCAAAGTCTGGTGCGCTGGTGCCTCTGACGCGTCTCGCTCGTTCCAAGGACATGCGTGTCCAGCGCAATGCCACGGGCGCTCTGCTCAACATGACACATAGTGATGAAAATCgtcagcagctcgtcaacgccGGCGCGATCCCAGTGCTGGTTGGCTTGCTCGGAAGCTCTGACACCGATGTGCAGTATTACTGCACCACCGCCCTCAGCAACATTGCCGTCGACGCCGCAAACCGTAAGAAGCTCGCCCAGACCGAGCCTCGGCTGGTTCAGAACCTCATCGGACTCATGGAAAGCAGCTCGCTCAAGGTGCAGTGCCAATCGGCGCTGGCACTTCGCAATCTTGCTTCAGACGAAAAGTACCAGATCGAGATTGTGCGTTCCAACGGCTTGCCGCCTCTGTTGCGATTGCTGCGATCCACGTTCCTGCCGCTCATCCTTTCCGCTGCCGCGTGCGTTCGAAACGTTTCCATCCACCCGGCCAACGAGTCGCCCATCATTGACGCCGGATTCCTCCACCCTCTCATTGATCTGCTCAGCCATGAAGACAATGAAGAGATTCAGTGCCATGCCATCTCGACGTTGCGCAACCTGGCCGCTTCGAGCGAACGCAACAAGACGGCGATTGTCGAGGCGGGCGCAGTGGAGCGCATCAAGGAATTGGTGCTCAACGTTCCTCTGAGCGTGCAGAGCGAGATGACGGCGTGCGCGGCTGTGCTCGCGCTTTCGGAGGATCTCAAGCCGCagttgctcgagatggGCATTTGCGAAGTGCTCATCCCGCTGACCGCTTCGCCTTCGGTGGAAGTGCAAGGTAACTCGGCGGCTGCGCTGGGTAACCTTTCGTCGAAATCGGACGACTATGGCCCATTCAACGCGGTTTGGTCGCAACCCGAGGGTGGTTTGCACGGATACCTGATCCGATTCCTGGAATCTCAGGACTCAACGTTCCAGCACATCGCCGTGTGGACGAttgtgcagctgctcgagagcggcgaTGCTCAGTTGGAGGAACATATCCGTAGCTCGgatcagctgctgccattgaTCCAGCAC TGgcttcgctctcggcgGATCAGAGTGCCGAGGAAGACAGGACTGAGGGCAGCGATGACGGTACCGTGCCGAGGGCGAAACAGTTCCCAATTGAGGAGGATTCAGGAGATGATCCTCGAGCCTCAGCAGTAA
- a CDS encoding glyoxaloxidase 3: protein MTRRDTAVAAAATAAALVVMAASSMAATPGGSEIVGSSAVSGMMLFNSAPGKVIILDKTEGNAARINGHPAWGEEWDTEARTSRLMNVVTNTFCAGGMSLGNGTWAVFGGNENVGPGGNSTTPRFSTTAPYYDGDGGAAARFYTPNSQGTSDWDDGNHYMQRRRWYPTVEALGDGTLWIGGGEDYGGYVADEGQNQPNFEYWPPRGAAINMDFLTQTLPMNLYPLAWLMASGRLFVQAGQDAILYDLESNSVAKGLPSTTGPMKVYPASAGVAMLPLTPANNYSQEVLFCGGVQRPLNEWGNGAGPLYNPLPFAASKVCERITPEADNPTWEQDDDLINGRSMGTFVYLPDGKLWFGQGVRMGTGGYSGQPYNKNIGISLGDQPDFQPMLYDPSAAKGSRFSTTGLAQMQVQRMYHSTAILLEDGSVLTSGSNPNADVSLSNAANYTNTEYRLEQWYPLWYNEPRPTQPNVTQIAYGGGSFDVPLSESDLSNNITNIKTAKMVIIRSGFATHGVNFGQRYLELNSTYTAFQNGSVGGTLHVSNMPPNANLFQPGPAMAFLVINGVPSHGQHVMIGTGQLGDQNVMASTVLPASQDPPAPRTGSSGSGSKGSNGSNGSNGTLKDSPNGAVTLSTGLCASVSFAAVLTAFALFA, encoded by the coding sequence ATGACAAGAAGAGATACTGctgtcgcagcagcagcgacggcgGCGGCCCTCGTCGTAATGGCTGCATCGTCCATGGCGGCTACACCAGGAGGAAGCGAGATCGTCGGCTCGTCCGCCGTCTCAGGCATGATGCTCTTCAACAGCGCCCCAGGCAAAgtcatcatcctcgacaaGACCGAAGGCAATGCAGCCCGCATCAACGGCCATCCTGCTTGGGGAGAGGAGTGGGACACCGAGGCTCGCACCAGTCGTCTGATGAACGTCGTCACCAACACGTTTTGTGCAGGCGGTATGTCGCTCGGCAACGGCACCTGGGCTGTCTTTGGAGGCAATGAGAACGTCGGGCCCGGAGGCAACTCGACCACCCCACGTTTCAGCACCACAGCGCCTTACTatgatggcgatggaggcgctgctgctcgtttCTACACTCCCAATTCTCAGGGCACCTCCGATTGGGATGATGGTAACCACTACATGCAGAGGCGCAGATGGTATCCAACTGTCGAAGCTCTCGGTGATGGCACGCTCTGGATAGGAGGCGGTGAAGACTATGGAGGTTACGTTGCAGACGAAGGACAGAACCAACCCAACTTTGAGTACTGGCCGCCAAGAGGCGCCGCCATCAACATGGACTTTCTTACCCAGACTTTGCCAATGAACCTGTATCCTTTGGCGTGGCTCATGGCATCCGGTCGCTTGTTTGTCCAGGCAGGGCAGGATGCGATCCTGTACGACTTGGAGAGCAATTCGGTTGCCAAAGGTCTTCCGTCCACCACGGGACCCATGAAAGTTTACCCGGCTTCAGCGGGCGTAGCTATGTTGCCACTGACACCCGCGAACAACTATTCGCAAGAGGTGCTCTTCTGTGGCGGCGTGCAGCGACCGCTTAACGAATGGGGTAACGGTGCGGGTCCTCTGTACAACCCACTTCCGTTTGCGGCAAGCAAGGTGTGCGAGCGCATCACGCCCGAGGCCGACAATCCGACGTGGGAGCAGGACGACGATCTGATCAATGGTCGATCTATGGGCACTTTTGTCTATCTGCCCGACGGAAAGCTGTGGTTTGGACAAGGGGTGCGTATGGGTACCGGGGGCTATTCAGGTCAGCCTTACAACAAGAACATTGGTATTTCGTTGGGCGACCAACCGGACTTCCAGCCGATGCTCTACGATCCTTCAGCGGCGAAGGGCTCGCGTTTTTCGACAACTGGCCTAGCGCAGATGCAGGTGCAAAGGATGTACCATTCGAccgccatcttgctcgaggaCGGCTCCGTGCTCACTTCCGGCTCCAACCCTAACGCCGACGTTTCGCTTAGTAACGCAGCCAACTACACCAACACCGAGTACCGTCTGGAGCAGTGGTACCCGTTGTGGTACAACGAGCCCAGGCCTACGCAGCCCAACGTCACTCAGATTGCTTACGGTGGTGGTTCCTTTGACGTGCCGCTCTCTGAATCGGACCTCTCGAACAACATTACCAACATCAAGACAGCCAAGATGGTTATTATTCGGTCCGGATTCGCGACACACGGTGTCAACTTTGGACAGCGCTACCTCGAGCTCAATTCGACCTACACTGCCTTTCAGAATGGCAGCGTTGGAGGCACGCTGCACGTGTCCAACATGCCGCCTAACGCTAACCTTTTCCAGCCTGGGCCGGCCATGGCATTTTTGGTAATCAACGGTGTGCCTTCCCACGGTCAGCACGTAATGATCGGCACTGGCCAGCTGGGCGACCAGAATGTGATGGCTTCGACGGTGCTTCCTGCCTCACAGgatccaccagcaccgagAACGGGTAGTAGTGGATCTGGCTCGAAAGGATCCAACGGCTCGAATGGATCCAACGGTACTCTGAAGGACTCGCCCAATGGTGCCGTTACCCTGTCGACAGGTCTCTGTGCCAGTGTATCCTTTGCTGCAGTGCTGACGGCCTTCGCCCTGTTTGCTTGA
- a CDS encoding uncharacterized protein (related to COX7 - cytochrome-c oxidase, subunit VII) has protein sequence MDALVYRKNTIPERQRALQADPRPVFQRLPRSRLYMGLFMTLFGVGMYGTTVGFYNMAVGKKRSS, from the exons ATGGACGCCCTCGTTTACCGAAA GAACACTATCCCCGAGCGCCAGCGTGCTCTTCAGGCCGACCCTCGACCAGTCTTCCAGCGCCTGCCTCGCTCCCGCCTCTACATGGGTCTCTTCATGACCCTCTTTGGTGTTGGAATGTATGGCACCACCGTTGGCTTCTACAACATGGCTGTC ggcaagaagcgctctTCGTAA
- a CDS encoding nucleotide diphosphatase, which translates to MSTKRPDAVTPFALATPLFNKLAGKRVVLASSSPRRKDILASVGLVPEIVPSTFEENLPKSEFIGEAVYEYPVHTGSKKALEVYERLVKENPEDPPDFVISADTVVVKDEVIMEKPTDQHDNLRMLADLNGSSCEVVTGVTVIYPVIEAPGFQMRSLCEKTIVRFADNPYYMLKAYVDSKEGLDRAGGFAIQGRGSLLVRSIEGDYNNVVGFPLYAFSAYLHDLLEHDELDIVED; encoded by the exons ATGTCGACGAAACGACCGGATGCAGTGACACCGTTCGCGCTGGCCACACCGCTGttcaacaagctcgctgGAAAACGTGTCGTGCTTGCAAGCTCGAGTCCGCGCCGAAAGGACATCTTGGCTTCCGTC GGTCTGGTACCGGAGATTGTGCCGAGCACGTTTGAAGAGAACCTGCCCAAGAGCGAGTTCATCGGCGAAGCTGTTTACGAGTATCCCGTTCACACGGGATCCAAGAAG GCGCTCGAGGTGTACGAACGACTGGTG AAAGAGAATCCAGAGGACCCGCCAGACTTTGTCATCTCTGCCGACACAGTGGTCGTCAAGGATGAAGTGATCATGGAGAAGCCCACGGACCAACACGACAATCTGCGTATGCTCGCCGACTTGAACGGAAGCTCT TGCGAAGTGGTTACGGGTGTTACGGTGATCTATCCGGTGATCGAAGCGCCAGGGTTCCAGATGAG ATCGCTTTGCGAGAAAACCATTGTGCGGTTCGCAGACAACCCGTACTACATGCTGAAAGCCTACGTAGATTCCAAAGAAGGCCTCGACCGCGCAGGAGGCTTTGCGATCCAG GGTCGTGGCTCGCTACTCGTGCGATCGATCGAAGGCGACTACAACAACGTGGTCGGCTTCCCCCTGTACGCTTTCAGTGCGTACCTGCATGACCTCCTCGAACACGACGAATTGGATATCGTCGAGGATTGA
- a CDS encoding uncharacterized protein (related to D-amino acid oxidase) produces the protein MASHSAHVAILGCGVIGLSTALAILEGQSDNVRGSKRLVTIVSKEVPDLDYGVQNTGIGSAKKHSAEYASVWAGAHHVSDAKSERELRHDKITFDRMSRLARERPWFSQVASSTAMGASTIVPSASVQPSINPQASAEPLVWVHQTELFETAGASQSTTRPPYEGVLDWYPDFKVIPSSSLAHGHEWGCTFSTIDINVPLYHKWLLRRFLDLGGRLVVADAKSLQHAIQLSCSPSSASTICKNASIWTSAGKADVLVACPGLGARFIHGINDPAVHPQRGQVVVVHAPWLSTNDMLANWAPKPRYTLPGYSVVRPQGGREVYVIPRGDGTVVCGGTRIVDDWDDKPRPESTKNILQRCLDLVPLLVDPKRRTGLEKVRVEDVQVVEVNVGLRPARRRGVRLERAKHDVDGVKIVFSYGYGGAGYQASWGAALDAKQLVEQALEERTSSLPPLKL, from the exons ATGGCATCGCATTCGGCCCATGTTGCAATCCTTGGCTGTGGTGTAATCGGGCTCTCGACGGCGCTGGCGATTCTGGAGGGCCAATCGGACAACGTTCGAGGTTCGAAGAGGTTGGTTACTATCGTATCCAAGGAGGTTCCGGATCTTGACTATGGTGTGCAGAATACAGGCATAGGTTCTGCCAAAAAACATTCCGCAGAGTACGCCAGTGTATGGGCG GGAGCGCACCACGTGAGCGACGCCAAGTCAGAGCGCGAGCTGC GCCACGACAAGATTACTTTCGATCGGATGAGTAGGCTCGCTCGAGAACGGCCGTGGTTCAGTCAGGTGGCATCGTCAACAGCCATGGGCGCATCTACAATCGTACCATCGGCTTCCGTACAACCGAGTATCAATCCGCAAGCATCTGCAGAGCCACTGGTTTGGGTGCATCAGACTGAGCTCTTCGAAACCGCAGGCGCTTCTCAGTCTACAACCAGGCCGCCATACGAAGGTGTCCTTGACTGGTATCCGGAC TTTAAGGTGATTCCGTCTTCAAGTCTAGCGCATGGACACGAGTGGGGTTGCACATTTTCTACGATCGATATCAACGTACCCTTGTACCACAagtggctgctgcgtcgaTTTCTTGACCTTGGTGGGCGACTCGTCGTAGCTGATGCAAAGTCGCTCCAACATGCGATCCAACTCAGTTGCTCTCCGTCATCCGCCTCGACAATCTGCAAGAATGCTTCCATCTGGACGTCAGCTGGAAAAGCGGACGTGCTCGTGGCATGCCCCGGACTGGGTGCGCGATTTATTCACGGAATCAACGATCCCGCCGTCCACCCACAAAGAGGTcaggtggtggtggtccATGCGCCTTGGCTATCCACGAACGACATGCTTGCCAATTGGGCGCCAAAGCCTCGATACACGCTTCCCGGGTACTCTGTTGTACGACCACAAGGCGGGAGGGAGGTGTATGTGATTCCGAGGGGAGACGGTACGGTAGTTTGCGGAGGAACACGCATTGTCGATGATTGGGACGACAAGCCGCGACCAGAAAGTACGAAAAACATCCTGCAAAGATGTCTCGACTTGGTTCCACTGCTGGTGGATCCGAAGAGGAGGACTGGCTTGGAAAAAGTGCGAGTCGAAGACGTCCAGGTCGTCGAAGTCAATGTTGGGTTGAGACCGGCAAGAAGGCGTGGAGTGCGGCTCGAAAGGGCGAAGCACGACGTGGACGGTGTCAAGATCGTGTTCAGCTACGG ATACGGCGGTGCTGGATACCAGGCGTCGTGGGGCGCTGCACTTGACGCCAAGCAG CTCGTTGAACAAGCGCTGGAAGAGCGCACATCGTCCTTACCGCCGCTTAAGTTATAG
- a CDS encoding uncharacterized protein (related to PSY2 - subunit of protein phosphatase PP4 complex) gives MAAQGEHVASVQGETAPAVELNDASATAQNGATEAPQAQDLASTDVGTSESEAPIVAPLDSSSIQLGVDSSTASAAVRGPPLSVDAEMTAVAPHLSQHTFATAGLSDIPDEVLTLEADQFPVTTVPIDQSCTPPADANMDTDRAVDDYRAAINTPLPSMLNSNAIPLEEDASGDLSASSNEALTLTSTVSRGNYHQCGSARRVKVYELKGETWFDRGTGYCAGVYDETVDEALLVARREEKCQFLEGIDVPAEADANENEPLLGAAVGEDAAAAAAQKAQAMQPQSCQFVVVVSENLESEDILLASKVVREEVYQRQQDTLVVWTEPTGVDMALSFQEAEGCNEVWEFLTEVQKHFMGLAEEALTDSPPTTPNPHSPTGVLGMSASGSGLEPLLNLMGDYKGLPEPSLANLDKIDAMLKETTARGPMMREKLTTWLMEAHYIRKLVPFFHTVEELEALPSLHLLCTIMQTILLLNDSFLFEYILQDDVFLGVVGMLEYDPEFPRLKANYRDHLTQRARFKQVIDIGDPMIVSKIHQTYRLLYLRDVILARVVDDPTVSILNSFIFFHQNDIVNYCCQNDLFLGELFRVLTSPSEPKERRCEGVLFLQQLCAMGKLIQLPVRISLYRTLTDWGLLNVLQLALDRFGQAARNAAAEILMTIIEYDANSVRAHVISQVEQNGRPLVSMMIDMLQNETDPGLRTQIAEAMRIIFDVASDGGPMATQAQVLSVQGLNKAKADPDRFLTWIYEAEIGRLCSPFNTLPDFRVLSKGEKLPSQARHRSALYGHLCDLLCHMIAHHSFRSQYFVLTSEIAKKIGSLLHSREKFLRLSALRFFKYCLASNNQFTNRHFIKIELFSTILGLIEAEGDRNNLVASACLDFFEHMRRENIKTLISHCMERHGARMRRLAELPQTAPCFSLLVSQWEKNQEPLPQPESSELAPLSGDAEDKSRQQVEAGRGQASMATANTEEESYFQGDDDDKNAEERGTGSAIGLVPYEDDKDNEDVGGEMSNAKIGRRKASGTGSSPGSSPSRLAEKRRRPEDDDEADDQLSRLSKRKPSRTSKSKGKSTIQTRSPPDDDNSVSNTQAPGGFIRTMANTISNTFGSGEKRDGSQSPSPKRAKASRSEDTPSSPKQKQEQEQEADSTSPRSSASSSVAGKDASKNGAGSSGLGIKRISLGLTGSSKKMAAQSNVRSTDKLEAEDS, from the coding sequence ATGGCGGCCCAAGGCGAGCACGTCGCCTCCGTTCAAGGAGAAACAGCTCCTGCTGTAGAGCTCAACGATGCTTCCGCCACTGCACAGAACGGTGCTACTGAAGCGCCGCAAGCACAAGATTTGGCATCGACCGATGTTGGGACGTCAGAGTCAGAAGCACCGATCGTAGCGCCGTTAGATAGCTCGAGCATCCAATTGGGCGTCGACTCTTCCAcagcatctgctgctgtacgGGGGCCACCATTGAGCGTCGACGCGGAAATGACGGCGGTCGCCCCCCATCTTTCTCAACATACATTTGCGACTGCGGGCCTTTCCGATATACCCGACGAAGTCCTCACACTAGAAGCCGATCAATTTCCAGTGACAACGGTGCCAATAGATCAGTCCTGTACACCACCAGCAGACGCCAACATGGACACCGATCGTGCTGTCGACGATTATCGCGCCGCCATCAACACGCCTCTTCCGTCGATGCTGAATAGCAACGCTATCCCACTCGAGGAGGACGCGTCCGGCGATCTTTCCGCATCATCCAACGAAGCGCTCACGCTGACATCCACCGTCTCTCGAGGTAATTATCATCAGTGCGGCTCTGCACGTCGTGTCAAGGTGTACGAGCTTAAAGGCGAAACCTGGTTCGACAGAGGTACAGGCTATTGCGCTGGTGTCTACGACGAGAccgtcgacgaagcgctTTTGGTGGCACGCAGAGAAGAAAAGTGCCAATTCCTAGAAGGGATCGATGTTCCAGCGGAAGCGGATGCCAATGAAAACGAGCCGCTACTGGGCGCTGCCGTGGGCGAagacgcagcagcggccGCCGCGCAAAAGGCAcaagcgatgcagccacAGTCGTGTCAGTTTGTCGTGGTCGTCAGCGAGAACCTCGAGTCCGAAGACATCCTTCTCGCCAGCAAGGTGGTAAGGGAGGAGGTCTATCAGCGTCAACAGGATACGCTTGTCGTCTGGACCGAGCCCACTGGCGTCGACATGGCGCTCAGTTTTCAGGAGGCAGAAGGCTGTAACGAAGTTTGGGAGTTTCTCACCGAAGTTCAGAAGCATTTCATGGGTCTCGCCGAGGAGGCGCTCACCGACTCTCCACCAACAACGCCCAATCCGCACTCGCCCACCGGTGTGCTAGGCATGTCGGCCTCGGGCTCGGGTCTCGAACCGCTTCTCAACCTCATGGGCGACTACAAAGGGCTGCCCGAACCCAGTCTCGCCAACCTagacaagatcgacgccATGCTCAAGGAGACGACTGCGCGTGGACCCATGATGCGCGAAAAACTCACCACTTGGCTTATGGAGGCGCATTACATCCGCAAGCTCGTGCCCTTTTTCCACAcggtcgaggagctcgaggcgcTTCCTTCGCTACACCTGCTTTGCACCATCATGCAGACCATCCTCTTGCTCAATGACAGCTTTCTTTTCGAGTACATTTTGCAAGACGACGTCTTCCTCGGTGTAGTAGGAATGCTCGAATACGATCCCGAGTTTCCGCGATTGAAGGCCAATTATCGGGACCATCTGACGCAGCGCGCACGCTTCAAGCAGGTCATCGATATCGGCGACCCAATGATCGTCTCCAAGATCCATCAGACATACCGTCTCCTTTACCTTCGCGATGTCATTCTTGCCCGCGTCGTAGATGATCCTACCGTCTCGATCCTTAACTCGTTCATCTTCTTCCACCAGAACGACATTGTCAACTACTGCTGCCAGAACGACCTGtttcttggcgagctcttTCGAGTGCTCACCAGCCCCTCGGAACCGAAAGAGAGGCGATGCGAGGGTGTACTCTTCCTGCAACAGCTCTGTGCTATGGGAAAGCTTATCCAGCTTCCTGTGCGCATTTCTCTCTATCGTACGCTCACCGATTGGGGCCTTCTCAACGTGCTACAGCTTGCACTCGACCGCTTCGGGCAGGCTGCGCGAAATGCGGCAGCCGAGATCCTCATGACCATCATCGAGTACGACGCAAACAGCGTACGCGCGCATGTCATTTCACAAGTGGAGCAGAATGGACGACCCCTGGTAAGCATGATGATCGACATGCTGCAAAATGAGACTGATCCTGGTCTTAGGACGCAGATTGCCGAGGCGATGCGCATCATCTTTGATGTTGCCTCGGATGGCGGCCCCATGGCGACACAAGCACAAGTTCTCTCGGTGCAAGGGCTCAACAAGGCCAAAGCGGATCCAGACCGTTTCTTGACTTGGATCTATGAGGCCGAGATCGGCCGGCTCTGTTCACCATTCAACACACTTCCCGACTTTCGCGTGCTCTCCAAGGGCGAAAAGCTGCCGTCGCAAGCGCGCCATCGTTCGGCGCTGTACGGCCATCTCTGTGACTTGCTCTGTCACATGATCGCGCATCACTCCTTCCGAAGCCAGTACTTTGTGCTCACGTCCGAGATCGCCAAAAAGATCGgatcgctgctgcattCACGTGAAAAGTTCCTCCGCCTTTCAGCGCTGCGATTCTTCAAGTACTGCCTGGCAAGCAACAATCAGTTTACAAATCGCCACTTTATCAAAATCGAGCTCTTCTCCACCATCCTTGGGCTCATCGAAGCAGAAGGCGACCGTAACAACTTGGTGGCCTCGGCCTGCCTCGACTTTTTCGAGCATATGAGGAGAGAGAACatcaagacgctcatcaGCCATTGCATGGAACGACATGGTGCCCGCATGCGCCGCTTGGCAGAACTGCCCCAGACTGCTCCTTGCTTCTCGTTGCTGGTCAGTCAATGGGAGAAAAACCAGGAGCCGCTTCCACAAcccgagtcgagcgagctggCGCCGCTGTCTGGTGATGCTGAGGACAAGTCACGGCAGCAGGTGGAAGCTGGACGCGGTCAGGCCAGTATGGCAACCGCGAACACGGAGGAGGAGAGCTATTTCCAAGgggatgatgatgacaaGAATGCCGAGGAGCGTGGCACGGGCAGTGCGATCGGCCTTGTTCCTTACGAAGACGACAAGGACAACGAGGATGTCGGTGGAGAAATGTCGAACGCCAAAATCGGCAGGAGGAAAGCAAGTGGTACAGGGTCGTCGCCTGGCTCGTCTCCATCCAGGTTGGCTGAGAAGCGACGGAGGCcagaggatgacgatgaagcaGACGACCAGCTGTCACGCCTGTCAAAGCGAAAGCCCAGCCGTACGTCTAAGAGCAAGGGCAAGAGTACGATTCAGACACGCTCGCCGCCTGACGATGATAATTCAGTTTCCAACACGCAGGCCCCTGGCGGATTCATACGCACCATGGCCAATACGATCAGCAACACGTTTGGAAGCGGCGAAAAGCGCGATGGCTCTCAGTCGCCCTCTCCCAAACGAGCCAAGGCGTCTCGTTCAGAAGACACTCCATCCTCGccgaagcagaagcaagagcaagagcaagaggccGACAGCACCTCACCAAGATCGTCTGCATCCTCCTCTGTCGCTGGCAAAGATGCCAGCAAGAACGGTGCCGGAAGTAGTGGACTCGGCATCAAGAGGATTTCATTGGGTCTCACAGGCTCCTCGAAAAAGATGGCAGCACAGTCCAATGTTCGCTCGACAGATAAGTTGGAAGCCGAAGATTCCTGA